One Deltaproteobacteria bacterium DNA window includes the following coding sequences:
- a CDS encoding VOC family protein has product MFKRIDHVAVHVADLDRSVQFYERHFGFKHYFQHASGNGLRIAYLKLGDTVLELTHHSDGAMQGFHFCLETDNFNETVEQLKKDGVKLLRAPHDTAARESRENGWRRVVFGGPDGEQIELRG; this is encoded by the coding sequence ATGTTCAAGCGCATCGACCACGTCGCCGTCCATGTTGCCGATCTCGACCGCTCGGTGCAGTTTTACGAGCGTCATTTCGGCTTTAAACACTACTTTCAGCATGCTTCCGGCAATGGCTTGCGGATCGCCTATCTCAAATTGGGCGATACCGTGTTAGAACTCACCCATCATAGCGACGGCGCCATGCAGGGATTTCATTTTTGTCTGGAGACCGACAATTTCAACGAGACTGTCGAACAACTTAAGAAAGACGGCGTTAAGTTACTGCGCGCGCCGCACGACACCGCCGCGCGTGAGTCCAGAGAAAACGGCTGGCGCCGAGTCGTCTTCGGCGGCCCGGACGGCGAGCA